The DNA segment TTGAGTACTGGGGAGAAgtgggagctcaggcacagccctgtgttTAGCATTTCCTATTgcagtgctctgcagagcttccTGCTTGCTTTCAGCAGGTTGCCAGCTTATGTTTCAACACCTGCCTCTTTTAATAATGCATAAACCCCTGAATTTGGGGTTTGGATTCCACTACAAGAGTGAAGCAGCTAAACTGTCTGTGGTTCAGGCACCCTTTGTGACCTGAAAGAAACAGTGAGAATGGTTTTCTTAAACCAAGTTCTGTGGATGGTATTTGTGCAGAGGTACGCACAGCATACCTTTGGTCCTGGATGGCCTCAGGGACTGGCTTCAACCTTAAAGACAAACAATCTTTCTTTGCACGACTGCGATACATACAGGGGCTACTAATATTGCCGCTgctaatttttcttcctttttgggGGTAATTGAGCCTGAATGGGTTGCTCCTATATAGTATTCCTTTCCCAGGTGGAAGAAATGCATGTCATTACAGGCCACTTGCTTTCTATTGCCGCAGAatgcagaaaatgcttttttaaagacGCAGACATTGTCTTTTCATGGTGTgctataaaaagaaattttagttTTTTCATAGCTTTATTCATGATGAGAGGACACTTCAGCCTATGTGAGCTCTCAAGTCTCCACTCTAGGTTTGTACGGTTCAGGTGGTAGGCCAGTCATTTTCATTGGGTAGTATTATTATCATTTGTCTggcaaaaaaacaacccaaactcCCTGTCCTTGCAGCTGACAGTACCTGGTGTAGTCCTAAGATGATTATGTGATCTTCTGCAATGCTGTAGTGATGGGTGAATAAAGTGTCATTCCAAAGCATTAGCAAACACCAAACTGGGAGCTAGTTTACCCATGGAAACATGACACAGCAGCATAAAATACAGGACTAACAGAGACTTCTGTGAGCACCCTTGTGTGGcctttatcagaaaaaaagtagCTATTTGGGGAAGGGTTTCTTTGGtggtttaaaatttttttataggaaaaagaagaaagtgggGAATTTTGAAATAgatacaatgaaaaataaagctgcCATTGGACAAAGTGTaagctggttttctttttaattaacagACTTgttaaattttacattttcaagtattttatcTGATGACTATAAGGGAATACAACTGTATCAGGATTCTTCAGAGGTTTTTGATACAGTCAGTCAAGTATAATATAGTTGTGATATGTGATTTGTGTGCAATGGCTTCCTCTAAATAACATGTACTTTTGAAATTCACTTATTCCAACGGTTGGTTTACAATGTTTGCAAACCTCATACACGGCCTATGTGTTAAAATGTACAACTGGCTTGTTCCTCCACCCTGCATTAACTATTAGCCTGGCTGGTGTCATCCATTCTGCAGCATGACATGGTGTCTAGTGTTGTTAGAGCATGTGTCCATCCTGTCTTGTGTTTCCTGTGtctttctgtctgtcctgcagtgtttgtctgtgtgtgtctattTATAGATGAAGGGGCAGAGGATAATGTGGGACTGCTACAGCACTGCCCCACCTGTGGGCCTGCTGCCGGCAGTGAGTGGCGTAAACACCTGGCCCCCTCCATTTCAGTGTCTGTGCCTGATGATGAGCCCTACAATTCCGATGAGGAGTACTATGAACACCCTTTGTTCAGCTCCGAGTGGACTGGCTCTAGTacacatcccagtgccacagtGAAGAGCAGAGAGGTCTTGTTGGGCCATGATGAAGGTGAACTGAGCATTGTCCCATTCGGTTCCTCTTCCCCTCTACCCACCTTCCATCCATTCCATTCTATACGTGCCTGGGATTGCAGCCTTCTGGGGAGGGAAACCTAGTTGTATTTTTTCCCTACATGGAAGTAATGGCCCTCAAAGAGTCTCTTCATGTCAAGGTAAAGCTGTAGCCTGAGCAAGGAATGCAGCTTTGGGGTCAGTGTAACCATGGTCCCTGCTTAAATCAGGGCTCTTGTTCTCCAGACCCGGCTTTTAGCAGAAGCAAAAGGAGCAGATAGTTCAAAGAAGTGGAagccattttttcctttgtgccaGAAAAATACTGCTGAGAACAATGTGCAAACTAGGCCAAAAGATGGTTACTCGAGGTAAGTCAGTTAACACAatggggaaaaaccccacatcTATACCAAAGACAGCTGTGGGAGGTTCGAGGTCTTTAATTTTCTGGTAGGCAAAGTCAGTAAGTTTTACCTCAGTGTAGACAGACAATTTCAGCAGTATTGGgtcatgtttcattttcagctgttttgtgGACACACCCCATTAGCATTGTACCAGCAGATtgaaaacaaggaggaaaagaagattTATTGTCTCTCTGTACCTCCTTTTTCTATGACCTGAGCACATCAGTAAATAGTATTTTATTAGTGGGTGTTACATAAAAGTGAAATGGCTTGAGACACAGGAGCTGAAGTTAAAATCAGTACTGAAAGGTTTGTCTCTCAGGAGGATGGAGCTGTGTGCTTGAAACTGCTTACTGGGTGGTTTCAAGAAAACCAGAGTTGCTCTGAATTAACCGGGCAATATAGCCTAATACTACAACAGCACCAGTAAGAGATCAATGCTAATAACTGAAGATTGTTAATGTCAGCATGTCTGCCTGAAGCTCAGAGAGATAAAAAATCAATACAGCTTGAGTGCCTATACCTGTACTTAGAGCACTCCTGGCCTGGTTAGTTCTTAGGCAGCTTCCTTTTCAGTCATATGCATCTGCCTCTGGTGAAAGTCTAAGATCTCAGAACATCTATGTGGGGTAAAATAAAAAGGGGAATAAGCTAGATCATAAGTGAGGAGatagtaattttaaaacagtCCCACTCAATTGCTGCCAGTAGGCTGGCAGTCTGCTTGGCATTAGAGTCTGCTGCACTAAGGCAGAATATTGGATTCCTTCATTAAGTCAGGGATAACTTTCTAGTttgagtaattatttttaatcacatAGTATTGTGTGAAGTGTCTCAGGAAATGGAGCTATATACCTGGAACTGCTGAGAGTAAAATTAGAGGCTTTCCCTAACACTTTTAATTGAAAGAGATGCACATACAAAACTACATAaaattggaaaaagaaaagtaagttacTCAAGTCAGGGCCTCTTACAGCTGGAGGGAGACCTGCTGTCCTGCCAGTCAGCTTTTACAATTTGCTCATGGGTAAATATCCCTGTAATGCTCAGGCATTGGTCCAGGTTTGATTCTGAATCTTCTGGCTTCTGTTCATTTAAGATATTGTGTCTAACCCTAACTATTTTATATGTTATGAATAGTGTTGTTCTTTACATAATGATATTTCTCAGACTCAAATAGTGTTCATGTTCCTTAAATCACTCTTTTAAAGGGCATAACTGGAAGAGATGATTGTCTGGTCTTCACTGGGCCAATCTCAGGAGGAAAATCAAGCACTTGTAAAGACGTTTTATTTTAATGCCAAGGGGCTGGATGCAGCCACTTCCAGATTCAAAACCACTTTGTTCTAAATCTGACTCAGCAAAGTACGTAATCATAAGACACACTTTAAACCCAGGAGGGTCATCAGGTTGCCTGCAGCATGGCTGCTGGTCAGCTGCTTAACTATGATGCCTTGAGACACCCCAGAAAGCAGGACTTGAAGCCAAGTTAGtatgggataagataaaaaggtagacTCTTTAATGTCTAGGCTTAGGGCCTTCAGGAATACATGAGGACGCTCCCCAAACACTGattttctatggtttttatacTATTGTTCACCCAATCCCCTattcacacatctctcagtccagccgCGTCCTGCCCACGGCATACCCcgtcaggatttgagtctgggggacagtgggatctcttcatcatcatctttctcttcctcGTAGCACACAGGAATACTTGGAGGTCTTCCAGCATTCTGTTTTCGAGGTCGTtggcttatgtttatgtcttgtaGAACAGGCCTTAAAATATTattcagccttctaccttgaaaagaagtctaaatAACTAATGGAAGGTCAGGCATTGATATGGGATGGGGGTTAGAATATATAAACACTGAATttaagctgccagaaatattaacaaCACTAAATATGCATTTTCACTACAGTTagaagtacttctaaaatctataaaaactAAAAAGTCAAAAATGAAAACCCCCTGAGGCATCACTGTGTTGCTGAATCACAGGTTTCACACTTAATCCTGACTTCTTATCTGGAGGAATATTAATAGCGCATAGTAAATTTTGTCTGAGTAGCAGTGGCAGGAGTACATGGAGACTTTTCTAATCATTCTTCTGCCATGGCATGACTAAAGACTGTTATTGATGTTACTATACTGTTTCTAGCAGCCTGTAAGCAGAGTGATATATTTTAGAGATTCAGATGAACAAATAGTTTTATTGAATTCATTGGTTTCTTTGACTTAATTGGTGATGAGGGGGCTAGTGGGCAAAGAGCAAAGCAAATTAAGGGTCTTTCTGTTAAAACTGGAATTTTCACATATAGATTTCAGATATCAGACAGCTTAAGGATGAACTTGTTTGTAAACCTGTTCAATGTATTGGCTAAAATCTTGCAAAAATGTTAGTTATCAGCCATGCACAAAGCCCGTTAAGACTATGGAAGTGCTCAGTATTGTGCCAAATCCAGGATTCATGCAATAGATTGACTTGCTGGCATTTAGCAGTCAATATTACCAAGGTCAGTGGAAAGCAATCAGTGCCTCATACCTTCCTTCACCTGAGTTGAATGTCTTGTACTGGATTAAACAGCACATTTATCAGAAAAATATCAGTGTGCTTTTTGCTCATTGATGCATTGATGTTTTCGGAGGCATACATCATTCAATACCATCTCCATTTTGAATACCATCTCCCTTTGCAATGACTATTTGACTCACAGTCATCACTGGGAGAGGTATACCTGTAGAACACTTTCAGCTCCCCTCTTACAGCATAACCATGTTTCTCTAGGGAAGACAGgatttcagtttggtttttttccctaaggaAAATTGATTTCCATGGTGACTAAAAAGGACTGGATGCTAAAAGCCCTTTGACACACTTAAATCCAAAATGTTGAGCTGAAAGTGTTCTGTAAAAGCAGTCCTGTTCAGCTGTGTGCTTGATGTTTACTGTTGGTGTTGATGTCACCTCCTTTTTCCATCCTCAAGAAGAAGAACTGGTAAAGAGTCCAGTGGCTGTAGAAGCAAaacctgctgctcttcctgggATGCAAATGGGAAAAGAGCACGGTCCCACTGAGTCTTTGGACCAGGCAAAGGGCCTCTGTGAGGGTCAGTCGTGTTCTGATTCAGAGGCCAAAGTGTGTTCTGAAGACAAAGTGCCAAGTGTGGCATCCAGCAGGGAGAGTGTAACTGTTATGGCGGGAACACCCCGAAAGATGCATCCCCCTCCTTGGCTGAGGAAAGTGTGTCCTCTAGGTTTGCATGTGTTTGCTGCTGGTTAATCCTTCTCCAACTTTCTCCAGTGCTTTCCAAGgctgcttcattttctgtttttcccatttattgGTATGACTGCTCTTGTTATTATGCTTGAAGAGTGTGTAGCAGATAATGATTGCATAGGTGCTGTATGACAACATGGTTTCCCACTGCTGCGGCTGATTCCTGATTTTTGACTTTGCCATGATGAAATGTGCTTTGCAGCTAAGctgatgcctttttttcccatctctgaTATGTTTGCCAGTCACATTGCTAAtctgtgtatattttttttttggtgcagaGATTCATCTGCTTTTTCAAACAGCAGATTTATTGCCTTTGACTATGACATAAAGATACTTGAACtgtagaaatgttttcatttgcagtGTGCaggtgttttgttggtttggtttggtttttttgtgtgcgCTTCAGTGCCTGCTGGTTTAGTTGCCTTAAAGTTATTGCTTCTTACGTCATACCGTTGCCATTCATTGAGTCCACCCTTCCTCTCTTCAGTTGTTGCTAGAACTCtgattttttgtgtgtcttaCCTTATTACAAATGTTTAACCCTGCTGGAGTGCCCTTCTTAGGAAAAACTTCCGTCACTTCCGGGGGACATTTACCTTCAAAGTGAAGGCTAAAATTGGGTGCATTGGGTGAAGTTCTGATCTGTTCTCTGAACAAAATATTTGCTGCAATAGTCTTTCAGTACATAAAAACTAGGCTTCAGGATTTCCCTTTTAATGGTGTTTCTCTTCAGCCAGTGCAACAAGATACAAAGACCACTTGTGTGGAATAGTGATGTACCCACGCCCTACGTGGCTAATAAGTGCTGCATTTGGGAGGCAGGTGTTCTGGCTGGCCTATCTGCAGAACACTGAATTCCTTTGGCAGTCAGAATATGTTTTGATGCCATTGGTATTGTTCATTTGTACTACAGTAAGAGGCACAGTAGGatgcacagagaaaagcagtatCTAGCTATTTAATTCCTGTGAAATTAGAACTACATCAGCTCGGTGACCAACCATGTCTGTATACTTTATAGAGTTTTCAATTCAGTCACcaaatataaaaacataaagtAGCAAAATTACTGTAGTTGTAGACTTCTGATTTGACTACCTGTGGAGTTTCAAATGGCAGTTGCTTTTTGGACTCAATATTAACATACgcaaatatttaaagaatgACCAATACTTGGGTACTAAttgttctaaaaaaaaatcagattcatCAGAGCAAAAAAATGGCTCCATGGACTTCAAATCAGATCTGAGGAAATACCGCGTTGGCCCAATGCTGGTTGTAACAAGCTTtagaaaaaactatttttttacaGATCACTGCAGAAAGATCTGCCACATTCTGCAGTCTGGTCATATTTTCAATGATAGGAAGTTTTCAGAATTATGGGAACCATTGTTTTCCATATGATATTAAAAAGAGATCAAGCTATTAATGTTTAATAGagcatatattaaaaaaatctaacaaGATATTACTCTCTGAAAATACAGTGACAGGGTAtaagataatattttttgtttcaaattagCTTAATAAGGTCAATCAAGTGTTCTTTGACTTCAGTTACAGCTGTAGGTGACTGACCATTTTGAAGACCAGGCCTTCAAGATCCGGGTCTGTTAATAGATCTGTTGCTGATTTACACATGGTGGGTTTGTGACAGTAGTGAGATTTTTGTCATTTGCCAAACAGTGAATGTTAAAAGTTGgtacaattaaaaaaagagcCTCTTCTGGCACGTTCAAAACCTTTTGCATGCATTATCTCTTTAGTTTAGGCTGCATATagaacaaaaatgcaaaaaagaggcagaaaggtGAAACTACTTATGCTTTAAATATCACAACACACAAATACATGATCGATTTGATTAAAGTTACAGACGTGACTAATGCAGAACTAACATAAAGCTATGGAGTCCAGCAAAGCTACCAATGAAGTGAGGATTATGTGTGGGTTTGCTGTTATATACAAAATCATGAAGGAGAAGAATTCACATGAAATCATCTCATTTCAGTGGTCACATTTATATGTGTAAAACTCATATTTTCACTATAAAACCTCATATACTGAAACAAAACTAGGATTTAAGACTCTAAAGCAGATTTCTAGGTGGATGGCCTTGCTGCATGTTTGcatctttcttcctctccattCCATCATTCATACCAAGGTGTTGTAAGCCACATGACTGCCTGTCTGTAAGTGCTTTAAATAATATTGttataaaactgaaacaaactACTTCAGATTTACTTGCAGCCACGAAGATGGAATTCCATGTCCAGGAGGTTGCACGCCCTTTCGCAGCAGGACCATTAGACACAAAGCAACATGAATGTGGGAAAGATAGAAAAGCTGTTGAGGAACATAAATACGATGCCTTAGTTCCACAACCAGCAAAAACAGAGGCTGTAGATAAGAAGGACCCACAGagcaaagacaaagaaaaaatgtcttcacCTCCATCAGAAAAGATGTTGGAAACTGATTCACAGCAGAAAGGGGAAGCCAGTTTTGCAGAACCTGCTGCCGCCAAACCTCCTGCTTCCCAAGAACAAAAGGACTTGTCATCTCAACTGCCTAAAGGGAGCAGGACAGAAGAAAGGACTGCAGATGTGCCCTCATCAACCAACCAAGTTATGTCTATCAAATTTCAAGACGACCTTAAAGATGTCCAAGGTGTTGCCATCAGCCATGGCCAAAATTCTCTATTGCTACCAGAACCCAAAGCAGAAGCAGCCAAAATTGAGCTTCCTTCAGGCCCATCTCCTGTTGTCCCCCAGGAGTTTTTGCTCAAAGACGCCTTCAATACAAAACAGGAGCCCACTGACCAACTGTTTGCTAAAGACCTCAGTAAAGATGAACAGATCCACAGAGACAGAACATTAGCTTTGCAAGAAGTCTCAGCACTAACTGTAGATGGCCTGAAAACACCAAGCACCCCGAAAATCCCTGcatggagggaggaaaaagataTGACCAAGGATGAGAGTGATGAGGAAGAAAGGTATGACTTCTATGATAAAGGGGAGGCTCAAATATTAGATGATGGGAAATTAACCACAAAATCTGAAGTTGAGACACTTTCCTTAGACAAAGTAGACTTTCAAAAGGATGATGAAGCTAAAAGGCCACGTGATActgtcagaacagaaaaagaaatggaccAAAGTGGGCTCCCAGCAACGAGAGACATAGAAAAGGAGGTACAACCAAGCATACAGGTACTCCCAGCCAAGTTAAGCCATGAACTGACTCCTGAGAAAACAATAGAGCACCCTGAAACCACTCAATTATCCAGAGTAATAACGAAAGCCCCTGAGGCACCACATTTTGCCACTGAAAAGACTTGTActcttgaagaaaaatatgctaAAAAAGATACCAAGGTGAATAAGACAAGTGTTTCAGCTCCTCATCAAatgaaagaggaggaggatcaTTCAGgaatgtcaaaatattttgaaacctCTGCTTTGAAAGAGGAAGCATTCAAGGCAGATGGTCTGAAACAAGGCAGTGATTACTATGAGCTAAGTGACACTAAAGAGAGTATATATGAGCCTTATCAGAGAGGTCATCTAATAGCTGAagatggagaggaggaggaagaagaattACAGACAGAATTAAATCAGAAACAGACCATGCATGCTCATGAAATGGGGTACAGTACCCTGGCTCAGAGCTATACACCAGATGCATCCGAAGAACCCAGCTCCCCAACAGAAAGAATGTTCACTATTGACCCCAAAGTCTATGGGGATAAGAGAGAActtcacagtaaaaataaagatgatttAACTCTGAGCAGGAGCTTGGGACTTGGGGGGAGATCTGCAATTGAACAGAGAAGTATGTCTATTAACTTGCCCATGTCTTGCTTGGATTCAATAGCTCTAGGATTTAGCTTTGGTCGTGCACACGATCTTTCTCCCCTGGCTTCAGACATTCTAACTAACACTAGTGGAAGTATGGATGAAGGTGATGACTACATACCAGCAACCACACCAGCACTGGAGAGGCCCCCCTGCTTCCCCATTGATAGTAGAGAGGAAGATCAGCAcattgaagaagaaaaagcaatacCAGAAGAAAAAGTCCAGCCTGAGACCTTGGCCGAATCATCTTTCCAGGCCAAGGATTATTACAAAAATGGGGCTGTCCTGGCTCCTGACCTGCCTGAAATGTTAGACTTGGCAGGGACAAGATCTAGATTAGCCTCTGTGAGTACAGATGCTGAGGTGGCACAGAAGAAGCCAGTTCCTTCTGACACTGTTGTGGAAGacaacagcacagccctgccagccatggcagatgaaaaCCATGTAATTCTAAAAGCTGAAAGTCAGCTGGAAGACTTGGGCTACTGTGTTTTCAATAAGTACACAGtcccactcccttctccagttCAGGACAGTGAGAATTTAACGAGTGAAACCTGTCCCTTCTACGAAGGCACAGATGAAAAATTGAGACGCAGCCTGGCTCCTGACCTGTCTTTAATAGAAGTGAAgctggcagctgctgaaaaatcaaaagaatTCCTTGGTGAAAAGGACTTAGGTCAGCATGGTGAGTCCATTCTGGTGAGGGACTttgagcaggagaaaaaagagaagctgGATACTGTGCTAGAAAGGAGTGAAGATCAAGCTGACTCTAAAGAGGTCTGTCCCACTaaaggagcagagccagagaaaATGAGAGATGAGGCAAcatcagaaaggaaagaagaaaacgTGGCTGGTAAAGTTCATTTACCTGGTGATACCATGTATGACAGAAAATCTGCTTCAGAGATAGCAATAGAAAAGGATTCTGTTTCTTTGTTGATAGAGAAAGAGAAGACTCTCAGTGTTGTTCCTGAAATAGCTGAGATAGAAGCTCCAGTTAAACCAGATTACAATGCTATAAAGCACGATATGGAAGTAGCTGCAAGGAGAGCTGACCAGGAACATCAGAGTCAGTTAGATGCTAAGATTGGTGGGGGTGTTTCCCTCTCTTCGGAGAAGGACAAAGCCTCTGCTGAAAGAGCAGAGCCTGAACCTAAAGACACTCAGCAGAAAGATGAGAGCATGTTCTCCAAGGAAGCAAAAGATTCAGATGTACTTTCCAAAACTGAGCCTAGTTACATGAAGGATGGCACCAAACtgtcagaaacagaaattaaggaaaaagtAACTAAGCCAGATCTGGTACATCAAGAGGCAGTTGATAAAGAGGAGTCTTATGAATCTAGTGGAGAGCATGACCAAGCCCAAGAAGGTTTGAATGGAGAATCTGTGAAACCAGAGGATATCAAAGCAGAAACTCCAAAACTTCCCATGTCTGGGCAAGAGATGCCTGCAAAGGAGACTTCTGTGGAGCATCTCCTTTCAAAAGCTGAGTGTCTCCAGGAAGAGCCTCCTGAGATTCAGATGGAGAGCATACCACAGCCTGCAGAAGGAGCTGAAAAGATTCCTGATGTGGCTATGAAACTTACGGAAACCCAAAAGCTTCTGCCATGTGACGTGGCACCTGGGGCCACAAAGGAAGAAGAACGTGAAGAAGAAGAGACTGAAgtacagcaagaagaaaaagaagaggataAGCAGCATCTGGTATCAGAAATGCCCGCAGGCTTCAGGGAGCTTGCTGCTGAAGAAATGCTAGCCAAGGGTAGCCCAGAAGCACTGCCTGAACTGAAAGGCATTATTGAATCAGTGGTGACAGTTGAGGATGACTTTATCACAGTGGTGCAGACGACAGTTGATGAGGGTGAATCTGCTTCTCACAGTGTGCGCTTTGCTGCTACTCAACAGGAAGACATTGAAACAGGAGATTCTCAGGCCGAAGAGGAACTGGAAGTTGAAGAAATGGAAATTGAGCCCAAGGAGGGCTCCCCAGAGGCTCCTGCTTCACCCCAGAGAGAAGAAATCCTGCTCACTGACTACAAGACAGAGACATTTGATGATTACAAAGATGAAACAACAATTGATGACTCCGTCATGGACACAGACAGTCTCTGGGCAGACACTCAAGGTGTGCATTATCctttctgttttgtctgttGAATATTTTTGCTTCCAAGTAATAATGattgaaaaacaaatttattaCAGTTATAATAGTAATCTCTGCatgtttcagaaaaatgctaaaatagtatgcctttttttttgttaattgtATGTGCTGTCTTCAACTATtatttccctgctccagcacagtaTTGTTAACATTTGTTACTAatcttttgtttgttgttaCAATTTGCTCTGATCCTACAGATGATGATAGGAGCATCATGACTGAACAGTTAGAGACTGTTCCTAaagaggagaaggcagagagagaatTGCGAAGATCATCTCTCGATAAGcataaaaaagagaaaccttttaaaactgggagaggcaggattTCTACtcctgaaaggaaaatagctAAAAAGGAACCTAGCACACTCTCCAGAGATgaagtgagaaggaaaaaaggttcATATAACACTCCctattacaatattttttttattttcttcctaatttacAGTACTATCCAATTACTGTTGTAGATTGTATGCATCATAACAATATAAGTTATGGTGGTTTTAAATGAGACATTGTACAAATATATGAGAAGCCATGTGCAAGGCTCACTGCTCCACTGGTCCTGTTTCACAGTAGACATCCCCACTGACCACTGTGTAACACATCTGAGTTAATGCACTAGTGCTTCCCCTCCTCTAATGTAGGGTTTGATCTGTTACTCCCAGTAAAAGCAATGCATTGCATTGGAGTTGTGGAGCAGTGGGCCTGCCACTTGATGTATCATATGAAACTgttcactgttttttttcctgattctatgtttttgtgttctttttgcCCATAGCAGTGTATAAGAAAGCTGAACTTGCTAAAAAAACTGAAGTTCAGGCCCACTCTCCCTCCAGGAAAATCATTTTAAAACCTGCTATCAAATATACTAGACCAACTCATCTCTCCTGTGTTAAACGGAAGCAGACAGGTGACTGCGTTCTGTTCAGTTATGCAATGTGGCTGGCAAACattgacattttcttttgtaaatcTCATGGCTATAGCAGCttctctattattttttttctctagtaaTATCAAGCTTcacaaatagtattttttttttagtgttttgtaccattttttcttttcttctttctttgctg comes from the Pithys albifrons albifrons isolate INPA30051 chromosome 8, PitAlb_v1, whole genome shotgun sequence genome and includes:
- the MAP2 gene encoding microtubule-associated protein 2 isoform X6; the encoded protein is MAEDRKDESKAPHWTSGQLTEASSHPHSPEIKDQGGAGAGLARSANGFPYQDDEGPRLGGHEQLGTYAQTKENGINGEVSSGDRETAEEVSARIVQVVTAEAVAVLKGEQEKEAQHKDQPGPLPLAVEESANLPPSPPPSPASEQTGALEEATKMEFHVQEVARPFAAGPLDTKQHECGKDRKAVEEHKYDALVPQPAKTEAVDKKDPQSKDKEKMSSPPSEKMLETDSQQKGEASFAEPAAAKPPASQEQKDLSSQLPKGSRTEERTADVPSSTNQVMSIKFQDDLKDVQGVAISHGQNSLLLPEPKAEAAKIELPSGPSPVVPQEFLLKDAFNTKQEPTDQLFAKDLSKDEQIHRDRTLALQEVSALTVDGLKTPSTPKIPAWREEKDMTKDESDEEERYDFYDKGEAQILDDGKLTTKSEVETLSLDKVDFQKDDEAKRPRDTVRTEKEMDQSGLPATRDIEKEVQPSIQVLPAKLSHELTPEKTIEHPETTQLSRVITKAPEAPHFATEKTCTLEEKYAKKDTKVNKTSVSAPHQMKEEEDHSGMSKYFETSALKEEAFKADGLKQGSDYYELSDTKESIYEPYQRGHLIAEDGEEEEEELQTELNQKQTMHAHEMGYSTLAQSYTPDASEEPSSPTERMFTIDPKVYGDKRELHSKNKDDLTLSRSLGLGGRSAIEQRSMSINLPMSCLDSIALGFSFGRAHDLSPLASDILTNTSGSMDEGDDYIPATTPALERPPCFPIDSREEDQHIEEEKAIPEEKVQPETLAESSFQAKDYYKNGAVLAPDLPEMLDLAGTRSRLASVSTDAEVAQKKPVPSDTVVEDNSTALPAMADENHVILKAESQLEDLGYCVFNKYTVPLPSPVQDSENLTSETCPFYEGTDEKLRRSLAPDLSLIEVKLAAAEKSKEFLGEKDLGQHGESILVRDFEQEKKEKLDTVLERSEDQADSKEVCPTKGAEPEKMRDEATSERKEENVAGKVHLPGDTMYDRKSASEIAIEKDSVSLLIEKEKTLSVVPEIAEIEAPVKPDYNAIKHDMEVAARRADQEHQSQLDAKIGGGVSLSSEKDKASAERAEPEPKDTQQKDESMFSKEAKDSDVLSKTEPSYMKDGTKLSETEIKEKVTKPDLVHQEAVDKEESYESSGEHDQAQEGLNGESVKPEDIKAETPKLPMSGQEMPAKETSVEHLLSKAECLQEEPPEIQMESIPQPAEGAEKIPDVAMKLTETQKLLPCDVAPGATKEEEREEEETEVQQEEKEEDKQHLVSEMPAGFRELAAEEMLAKGSPEALPELKGIIESVVTVEDDFITVVQTTVDEGESASHSVRFAATQQEDIETGDSQAEEELEVEEMEIEPKEGSPEAPASPQREEILLTDYKTETFDDYKDETTIDDSVMDTDSLWADTQDDDRSIMTEQLETVPKEEKAERELRRSSLDKHKKEKPFKTGRGRISTPERKIAKKEPSTLSRDEVRRKKAVYKKAELAKKTEVQAHSPSRKIILKPAIKYTRPTHLSCVKRKQTAAGGETNQAPGVFKQAKEKLSTASLSKIPASKSRAKSLLPPRPSSACSLTTKMATFLDRDSYYVRPSSAGPGDSKSDIKDGVSKSPEKRSSLPRPSSILPPRRGVSGDRDREENSLSLTSSLSSSVRRTTRSEPIRSRTGKSGTSTPTTPGSTAITPGTPPSYASRTPGTPGTPSYSRTPHTPGTPKSAILVPTEKKVAIIRTPPKSPATPKQLRVINQPLPDLKNVRSKIGSTDNIRYQPKGGQVRILNKKIDFSDIQSRCGSRDNIKHSAGGGNVQIVTKKIDLSHVTSKCGSLKNIHHKPGGGRVKIESVKLDFKEKAQAKVGSLENAHHVPGGGNVKIDSQKLNFREHAKARVDHGAEIITQSPGRSSVASPRRLSNVSSSGSINLLESPQLATLAEDVTAALAKQGL